One region of Brachyhypopomus gauderio isolate BG-103 chromosome 9, BGAUD_0.2, whole genome shotgun sequence genomic DNA includes:
- the gja13.2 gene encoding gap junction Cx32.2 protein, whose amino-acid sequence MGDWGFLSSLLDKVQSHSTVIGKIWMSVLFIFRILVLTTAAESVWGDERSEMVCNSNTPGCENVCYDWMFPISHMRFWVMQIIFVSTPTLLYLGHAVHVIHQENKLRQMQKISHSVKSPKYTDENGKVQIKGRLLGSYLAQLFFKILLELAFIIGQYFLYGFVMEPIFHCDMKPCRIKTECFMSRPREKTIFIIFMLVVACVSLALNVLEVFYLLCRRVSRRSKPDVVVHYSANAHYGPFTSVSGLEMEESLKQNHMNKSTENEWSQKSQ is encoded by the coding sequence ATGGGGGACTGGGGGTTTCTCTCGTCTTTACTGGACAAGGTGCAGTCCCACTCCACCGTCATTGGCAAGATATGGATGAGCGTCCTCTTTATCTTCAGGATCCTCGTCCTGACTACAGCGGCCGAGAGCGTGTGGGGGGACGAGCGTTCTGAGATGGTCTGCAACTCCAACACGCCCGGCTGCGAGAACGTGTGCTACGACTGGATGTTCCCCATCTCACACATGCGCTTCTGGGTCATGCAGATCATCTTCGTGTCCACGCCGACCCTGCTGTACCTGGGCCACGCCGTCCACGTGATCCACCAGGAGAACAAACTCAGGCAGATGCAAAAGATCAGCCATTCGGTGAAGTCGCCCAAGTACACGGATGAAAATGGCAAAGTTCAGATCAAGGGCAGGTTACTGGGGAGCTACCTGGCTCAGCTGTTTTTCAAAATCCTCCTAGAGTTAGCCTTCATTATTGGACAGTACTTCCTGTACGGTTTTGTGATGGAACCCATTTTCCATTGCGATATGAAGCCGTGTCGTATTAAGACGGAGTGCTTCATGTCCAGACCCAGAGAGAAAACCATCTTCATTATCTTCATGCTGGTGGTTGCCTGTGTATCTCTGGCCTTGAATGTTCTTGAAGTGTTTTATTTACTTTGCCGTAGGGTAAGCAGGCGATCCAAACCCGACGTTGTGGTACACTACAGTGCCAACGCTCATTATGGTCCATTTACATCAGTTTCAGGCCTGGAAATGGAGGAGAGCTTGAAACAGAATCACATGAACAAGAGCACAGAGAATGAGTGGAGTCAGAAAAGTCAGTAG
- the gja1b gene encoding gap junction alpha-1 protein, which produces MGDWSALGRLLDKVQAYSTAGGKVWLSVLFIFRILVLGTAVESAWGDEQSAFHCNTQQPGCENVCYDKSFPISHVRFWVLQIIFVSTPTLLYLAHVFYLMRKEEKLNRKEEELKAVQNDGGDVDIPLKKIELKKLKHGLEEHGKVKMKGALLRTYIVSIFFKSVFEVGFLVIQWYIYGFTLSAVYTCERSPCPHRVDCFLSRPTEKTVFIIFMLVVSLVSLLLNIVELFYVLFKRIKDRVKTQQNQYPTIGTLSPTPKELSTTKYAYYNGCSSPTAPLSPMSPPGYKLATGERTNSCRNYNKQATEQNWANYSAEQNRLGQNGSTISNSHAQAFDYPDDTHEHKKPAVSHELQPLALMDPRPCSRASSRMSSRARPDDLDV; this is translated from the coding sequence ATGGGTGACTGGAGTGCTTTGGGAAGGCTCCTTGACAAGGTGCAGGCGTACTCCACAGCCGGAGGGAAGGTCTGGCTCTCAGTCCTGTTCATCTTCCGGATTCTAGTTCTGGGAACGGCCGTGGAGTCCGCTTGGGGTGACGAGCAGTCGGCTTTCCACTGTAACACTCAGCAGCCCGGTTGCGAGAACGTGTGCTACGACAAGTCCTTCCCGATCTCACACGTGCGCTTCTGGGTGCTGCAGATCATCTTCGTGTCCACGCCCACGCTCCTCTACCTGGCGCACGTCTTCTACCTGATGCGCAAGGAGGAGAAGCTCAATCGCAAAGAGGAGGAGCTCAAGGCGGTGCAGAACGACGGCGGGGACGTGGACATCCCCCTGAAGAAGATCGAGCTGAAGAAGCTCAAGCACGGCCTGGAGGAGCACGGCAAGGTGAAGATGAAGGGGGCTCTCTTGCGCACATACATCGTCAGCATCTTCTTCAAGTCCGTCTTCGAGGTCGGCTTCCTGGTGATCCAGTGGTACATCTACGGTTTCACCCTCTCTGCCGTGTACACGTGCGAGCGATCGCCCTGCCCCCACCGGGTGGACTGCTTCCTGTCCAGGCCCACCGAGAAGACCGTTTTCATCATCTTCATGCTGGTGGTCTCGCTGGTGTCCCTCCTTCTCAACATCGTCGAGCTGTTCTACGTGCTCTTCAAACGGATCAAGGACCGCGTAAAGACGCAACAGAACCAGTACCCGACCATCGGCACCCTGAGCCCCACGCCCAAGGAACTGTCCACCACGAAGTACGCCTACTACAACGGATGCTCCTCGCCCACCGCCCCCCTGTCGCCCATGTCTCCGCCGGGATACAAGCTCGCCACGGGTGAGCGGACCAACTCCTGCCGCAACTACAACAAGCAGGCGACCGAGCAGAACTGGGCCAACTACAGTGCTGAGCAGAACCGGCTGGGCCAGAACGGCAGCACCATCTCCAACTCGCACGCCCAGGCCTTTGACTATCCCGACGACACACACGAGCACAAGAAGCCAGCAGTCAGCCACGAGCTGCAGCCGCTGGCGCTGATGGACCCGCGGCCGTGCAGCCGAGCCAGCAGTCGCATGAGCAGCCGAGCCAGGCCCGACGACCTGGACGTCTAG